The DNA sequence GCCAGCTCGCAACCGGCGGCTTCCGGATGCTGTTTGTCGAGATCGCGCAGGATGTTTTTCAGGGCAATGACCGTGATGTCATCGTGAGTGATATGGTCTCCGGCAAAACGCTGCAGCAGGCTGCGCAATTCCATCAGGAATTCGGTGGGTGAAAGTTCGCCGTGCTGCATGATGAAATCAATCAGTCGCTGCCGGCCAAAATATTCACCCGCGCTGTTGCGCAGGGAGAGCAGGCCGTCGCTGTAAAGCAGCAGCAGGTCGTTCTGGGCGAGCGCGACTTTTTCACTTTCAATCGTGCTCAAATTGGGGGCAAAACGGCCGTTTGCCTCATCCACCGTGGCCGACATCCGGCCGAGCGGTGCACCCGAAGTATTCAACAAAAAAATCTGGCCCAGTGCCGGACGGTAGATCAGCATGGGCAGATGGCCGGCGCTGGCGAAATGCAGCAGCCGCTTGTTTTGATCGAAGATCGCGTAGAAGGCGGTCAGCCGGAAATCCGAAGTGCAGGAGGCGGACAGGCATTGATCGAGATAGCGCAGCGTGGCGGCGGCGGAAAGCCCCGTGCTGTTCGAACGCAAAACCGTTTTCAACACCGGCGAGCTTTCCTCCGGGATTTTGCCGGTCATGTCCGCCAGCAGCACACCGACACGGTTTTCCCCGAGAATGAGAAAATCAACCTGGTCGCCGGCCTCCTGAGCCGCGGGCAGATACAAATAGTCAATCAGCAGACCGCTGCGTTCCTGGCGTTTGCGCGGAATGTAAGGGAAAATCGTCGCCTCGTCTTCGTTGCAATGATGGCGCGGCTGGCGCAATTCCAAATTGCCATTGCGTTCAGCGGCTGGTTTGGCGGTGGTTGCAGAGGTCGTCGCAAGGGGCTGGCTGGTGACACGGGCACGTTCACTGACACTGGTCCGTTGCGGGTTGAGAACCGCGGGACTGGTGGCGGAGAGAGAATTGTTTTCGAGATTTGCGTGCATGGCCATTGAACGAGGGTCGCCGTTCGCTTCCGCAAGCGGTTCGCATGGCTGGCAGTGACACGATCGCGTTGCCAAAAGCTCTCCGTCTCATAGCCACTCTTCACGGACGCGCAAAAGCGGGAGCAGAAAGGGTCACAGGCTTCTGCCCCTCAAGCAAATCCGCGCGCCAAAACGGTTGCGAGACTCTTTAGGGAGGAGAGAGGGCATACTGGAATCGCGCCATGCCCTCGCGAAGATGCTGTCACCGTGTTGAAACGGCGGCAATATACCATCATGCCGTTCCTTTGTCAAGCAAAAACTATGACCTTCCTCAGCCTCCGTTATGTGTGTGGCCGCAACGCAGACCTCTTGTCTGCAGGCAGGGAAGCCTGTGCTGCTTCACACGTTCCTTTCCTGCCCGGAGGCAGCGCGGCAACCTCGTTCAAGCGCCTGCTCACTGGCCTTTGCCCACCAGCAGCGAAAAATTTTTTGCCAACCCTTGCACCTCAGTTCTTTTTTCTCTATTTTGCCTGTGCGCAAAAAGACGAAGCCGCACCAAACCAATGGAAAGGCCAAGCCATGAAGCGCAAAATCGCTGTTCCTTACAATCTGAACAGTGTGCACAGCCTGCGCAATTCGGAAGGTCAACCTCTGGGTACCTGGCTGCTGCAATCTGTTTCCCCCATTCTGCTGCGTATTTTCTACGACGAGAAGTTCTTCTACCGCGAAATCCTGCACTTTGGCTGAGTCCGCCAGACTGTTGTTTGCCATTTCCCCTCTGTCTCCGCTGAATTGATGGAAATTTCCCCCGCGAAGGCGTCTTGTTTCCGCTTCCCCGGGGAAACTGCCCCCGGTTTTTGCCCTGCCGGGAATGGCAGAGTCTTGCCTGTTGCATTTTCTGGAGTCACGCTGATCAACCGTGGAGTCAGTCATCATGGTTTCGACATACATTTCCCCAGCCGCCGCGCGGCCCACGCCGCTGTTGCCGCCACACAGCAGTGCCACTGAAGGCAAAAGACTGCCGGCTGCCGCACCCACGCAGAATCAACAATACGAAGAAATTTTGCACGAATGCCGCAAATGGCTGGACATCATTTCCGGCACCGTGCTGGATGAACGCCAGCACCATGCCATGATCGAAGAAACGTTGCGCAATCACATCGATTACATCAACAAGCAATGGGGGCACGCGCGCAAATCCGTCTCCGCCGCCGGCGATTATGCCTGCCTGGAGTGGATGGGCCAGGCTTCGAAATTCTGGGACAATCTCGGCCGCGAATACATTGACTGCCTGGGCGGCTACGGACTTTACAATGCCGGCATCCGCCATCCCCAAATTGTGCAGGCGGTGCAGGCACAGTTGCAGCGCAATCCCCTCTCCAGTCAGGAACTGCTCGATCCGCTGCGTGGCGCATTGAGCAAACTGCTTGCACAAATTACACCGGGGCGGTTGCAGTACAGTTTTTTGATCAACAACGGCACCGATGCGGTGGAAGGCGCCATTAAGCTGGCACGTGCCCACACACGCCGTCATGGCTTTGTCAGCTCGTTGGGGGCTTTTCATGGCAAGTCACTCGGCTCGCTCAGCCTCATGGGCAAGCTGCGTTACCGCAAAGCCTTCGAGCCGCTGCTGCCCGATGTCACCTTTGTGGAGTTCGGTGATGCCGAGGATCTGGAGTTCGAATTGCACAAGGCGGAAAAAGTGGGCTGGCAAGTGGCGGCGGTGGTGCTCGAACCGGTGCAGGGCGAGGCGGGTGCGATCGTACCGCCTGAGGATTATTGGCCCAGGGTGCGCGAGATTTGCGACCGTTACGGGGTTTTGCTGGTCGCCGATGAAGTCCAGACCGGCCTGGGCCGCACCGGTAAAATGTTTGCCGTCGAGCATTGGAACGTTGTGCCGGACATCATGTGCCTCGGCAAAGCCCTGGGCGGCGGGGTGATGCCGCTCGCGGCTTTCATCTCGACCGCCGAAATTTGGACGGCCTTTGAAAAGGACCCGCAAGTGCATTCCTCCACCACCGGCGGCAATCCGCTCGCCTGTGCCGCCGGCATTGCGGCGATCGCCGTCACCCTCGCCGAGGATTTGCCCGGCCAGGCCGCCCGCAAGGGCGCCTATCTGCTGGCGGAATTGCAGCGCCTGCAGCAGCGCTTCAGTGACATCATTGCAGATGTGCGCGGCAAGGGCCTGCTGCTGGGCATGCAATTCCGCAATGCCGAATACGGCTGGCAGGTGGTTTCGCGGCTGTTCCGCAAGGGCGTGCTGGTGGCCGGGACCATGAGCAACTCCGAAACCGTGCGCTTCGAACCGGCGCTCAACATTCCCGAGGAATTGCTGCAGGAAATTCTCAACCGCCTGGAAGACACCCTGCGCGAAGTCCGTCAGGGCCGGTTGAGTTGAAGAATTTGTTTTTGGGAAGCAAAATCGCTATCGTGGCCGCACCGGCTGGGCGGAGACAGACACAGCCCCTGCCGGGGACTGTGCCTGCCAGCGCTGCGCAACACGCCGCCTGCCGGGAATTCATGTCTGCGTGGGAGCCAAGATGAACATCCGGATCTTGATCACCGGCGGCACGTTTGACAAAGAGTATGATGAGATCAATGGCCGGCTTTTTTTCCGCGACACGCATGTGCCGGAAATGCTGCGCCTGGGCCGCTGCCGCCTGCCGGTGGTGCTCCAAACCGTCATGATGATCGACAGCCTGGACATGACGGAGGCGCACCGCCACCTCATTTTGCAGGAATGCCGCACCTGTCCGGAGGACAGGATCGTCATCACCCATGGCACCGACACGATGGTGGAAACCGCACACCTGCTGGCGCACGGGGTGAAGAACAAAACCATCGTGATGACCGGCGCCATGGTACCCTATGCCTTTGGCAGCTCGGACGGCCTGTTCAATCTCGGCAGCGCCCTCTCTTTCGTGCAGGCGTTGCCCGCCGGTGTTTACCTCGCCATGAATGGCATGTTTTTCACTTGGGATAATGTGCGCAAGAATCGTGAACTGGGCGTGTTCGAGCGCGTGCGGTGAGCCACCCCGGACCCGCCGCTGGGCATGCCTTTGCTGTTTGAGCGTTCTTGGCGTTTGGGCACAGGACGTGCTCAGCCAGCAGGAGGCACTGGTCATTCTGGCGCCGCCGGTGTTTCAGGCAGCCGGGGAGAGTGAAACCGATTCGGCGGCGGTGCGCCTCCCGACCCCGGCAGACAGCACAAGACGGCGCCTGCGTTGTGAAATCGATGCCGGCTACCACCAACCGCCGGTGCATCCCTACTTCCGCGATGAATATCGCCTCCTGCAGGATGTGCGCCGGCTGGTGGATTTCGTCGCGCCTTATCGTGTGCGGGGTATGGAATCACTGGCGGAGCTGAAGGCCATTGCCGAGGCCATGCCGGTTGCCAAACAAACCGCAATCATTCGCGTGGCGGTGGGGGGCAGTCTTGCCAATTATGTTTCGGAGATCGTGAGCCGGCATCTGCGCCGCCAAAACCTGGGTTTCGTGCAGTGGCAACTGGAGAAGGTGTCGCTGCGCCGGCAGCTCGGCAGGTTTCAGGTGAATGGGTATGGCGGCCTCCATGCCCGCGGCATGAGCGTGACGCTGCCGGCCTGGCGTCTTCACTATTCCCACCACGTCACGGCATACTATCGCTACGATAGTTTCAACTACTGGCCCCGGCCGTTTCTCGGTTTCAACTACATGCGGCTGGACCAGCGTTCGCTGCTGGGGCCGCGCCTCGCCCTCGCCGGCAGCCTTTTCGCCCTCAGCTATGATTGCGATCTGCCCACCCTGATCACCGCCTTTGCCTTGCGCCGCTCCAACCGGCTGATCATCCGCCTGGAATACATTGATTACTTCACCATCAAGAACGCGGATTATTTCAAGAGTGAAGTGCTGCTGCACTGGTAGGGCGCCGGGCGCCGCCCGGCATCACAACTGCGCCGCGATGAAATCGCCGCATTCGCGGGTGCCGAGCCTGCCGCCGATGTCGGCCGTCACCTGGTTTTCCTCCACGGCGCGCTGCACCGCGCGCTGCACCGCCGCTGCGGCCGCGGCATGGCCAAGATAATCGAGCATCATGGCAACCGTGGTGATCGCCGCGATGGGGTTGGCCTTGTTCTGGCCCGCCAGGTAGGGCGCGGAGCCGTGCACCGGCTCGAACAGCGACACCCGGCCGGGATGAATATTCGCGGAGCCGGCCATGCCCAAACCACCCTGCAGCATCGCGCCCAGATCGGTGATGATGTCGCCCAGCATATTTTCCGTGACGATGACCTGAAAGGCCTCCGGCGATTTCACCATTTTCATCACCAGCGCATCGACAAAGTAGTGGTCCTGCTCGATGTCGGGATACTCGGCGCCCACCTCGGCAAACACGCGCTGCCAGAGATCGTGGCCATAGCGCAAGACGTTGGACTTGTCGCTCATGGTCACGCGCCTGCGGCCGTGTGTGCGCGCATACTCGAAGGCGGCGCGGATGATGCGCTCGACGCCTTTGCGCGTGTGAATCGACTCCTGGGTTGCCACCTCATCCGGCGTGCCTTTTTTGAGAATGCCGCCGGCGCCCACATACGGCCCCTCGGTATTCTCGCGCAACACCACAAAGTTGACATCCTTCACGGTTTTGCCCTTCAGCGGGCACAAGCGTTCGTGCAGGAGCTGCACCGGCCGCAGGTTGATGTAAAGGTCCAGCTCGAAACGCATGGCGAGCAAAATCTCCCGGCCGTGGCGCATGTCGGGAATGCGCGGATCGCCCAGGGCGCCGAGATAGATCGCTGCGTAATTGTTGCGAAACTCCTCCATCTGGCCGGGCGGCAGGCCCACACCCGTCTTCAGGAAATAATCCGCCCCGAATGCGAATTCCACCAGCTCCAGGCCGAGGCGGAAAGTTTCGTTCACGCGCCGCAGCACCTTCACCGCCTCCTGAGTAACGTCGACGCCGATGCCGTCGCCGGCGATGATTGCTATTTTCTGCATGGCAATTCCTTCCCTGATATGAAAACGCAGGCAGTCTGCTTCAAATTCCCGTCGCAGGGCGGGACGCTCGCCATCGAGCCGGGCGCGGGAAAAAGCAAGGCTGGAGGCACCCGCCGGATCGACAATGGCTGCCACCGCGGGAAAGAAAAACGCAACCGGAATTTCCGCGGCGATGACTTTGGGCATGCAGGACAGCAGGTTGGCAATGGCGTCCCGGTTCAACCGCTGTTTCCGGCAAGCTGCGGGTGCAATATAAGAACGCGCTTGAGAATGTCAAGCCGGTGCCGCTCCCCTGTGTGTGAAAGGCTTGCAACCCGGCTCAACGCATGAGTGGCCCGCAGGCCACTGCCCAGACCGGGCGCCCAGGTGGCATCTGCTGGCGCCGGTGTCGAGTCTGTGCTTGCCATGGCAGCGCTGTCGGCAAGGCCCGCCATGTAAAATTCAAGTTCCAAATTACTTCTTTTGCGATTATCTTTCACCAACCGGCTGACATTGATGGCTGCCGCCACCTTCACGCTCTGGCAGGCTGCGGCACGGCTCGGGTTCCACAAATGATGTGCGCCAGAGCACAGCCTGGGACAAGCTCATGCGAAATCCGGTATTCTCCCGCCTGCGCTGGCACAGCGGCGATTGGAACGGCTTCTGGGCACTGTTCGCCGACAACCTCGCCAACATGGTCATCCTTTCCGGTGTCCTCATCGGCATTTTCAAATTCGATCATGAGGTGGTGTTCGGCCGGATTCTGCCCGGCCTGGGGGTCGCGCTGCTGTTCGGCCTGCTGTGTTATGTTCATCTTGCCCTGCGCCTCGCCGCCCGCGAACAGCGCGAGACGGTCACGGCCCTGCCCTATGGTATTTCCACCCCGGTGATGTTTGTCTATCTCTTTGCCGTGATCGGCCCGGTGTACTTCAGCACTTCGGATGCCCTGCTGGCGTATCGCGTCGGTCTGGCGGCGGGCTTCATCGGCGGCCTGGTGGAGATGAGTGGCGCGCTGGTTGGCCCGGCACTCCGCCGCCTCACTCCGCGTGCCGGCATGCTCGGTACGCTCGCCGGTATTGCGCTGGTCTGGATTGCCGCCGTGCCTTGCGCCCTGATTTTCGAAAACCCCACAGTCGGCCTGCCGGCATTGGTCATCATCCTGCTCGGCTTGATCGGATTCTACCGCCTGCCCTTCGGGCTGCCCGCCGGTCTGGTGGCGATCATCCTGGGCGTTGCGATGGCCCTGGTCACCGGCAAGGCGGAGTTACACTGGGAAGCCACTGCCTGGCATTTCCCTGTACCCGTACTGGAGGACTTGTATCTCGGTTTGCAGGCGCTCTGGCACCGGCCGGAAATTCTCGCCGTGGTGCTTCCCCTCGAGATCTACAATTTCATCGAGACCATGAACAATGTGGAAAGCGCGAAGGCCGCCGGGGATGATTATCCGACGGCGGCCTGCCAGGTGATCGACGGCCTCGGCACGACGCTGGGCGCGGTGTTCGGTTCACCCTTCCCCACCACGGTTTACATCGGCCATCCCGCCTATAAACGGCTGGGCGCACGCACCAGTTATGCCCTGCTGGTGGGTGTGGTTTTCTTTTTTGCCGGCATGACCGGCGTGATTGCCTTTCTGCGCCATCTCATTCCGGAAGCCAGCGTCGCGCCCCTGTTGGTGTTCGTCGGCATCGTGATCGCACAGCAGGCGTTTCGGGCCACGCCCGTGGGCCATGGCGTGGCCGTTGCCTTCGCCCTGATCCCGCACATCGCCGATCTGCTCAACAAACAACTGCAGGGCACGATTCTGGAGTTGCGCGGCCCCAATGCCGCCACCGCGGAACTGCTCGCCCGTCTTGCCGAGCGCCAGGGCGTGCACCTGCAAGGCTATGCGATGCTGTCACAGGGCGCGATTCTCACAGGACTCTTGTGGGGCGCGATTGTGGCTTTCCTGATCGATGGCAAATTGCGCTCCGCCATGCTGTTCAGCGGGCTGGCGTTCCTGCTGGCCCTCTTCGGACTGATTCACGCGCCCACGCTCGGTTTTTCCCTCTCCCCGCCGGCTCTGGGTTATTTGTTGTTGACGATTCTGCTCGGCTTGTGCGAGCTGTTCAAGGTGAAGAAGGTGGAAGGAGGGGAATTTTAGTGGGACCACATCAACGGCCGCACGCTGGCGTTCGCAAAGAGCAACGGCCCTGCCCGGATGTCATCGGGCTGGCCATGTGTCGTGAGTTGACAACCCAAATCGTGCCGGCCCCTTCTGACTCGTTGCCCCGGCGCGTTTGGCAAATGTCGGAAAAGTCGGTTGCTCATGCCAACCCACGGTTTCCCCCATGCGGCATGGCTTCGCCACGCCCGGGAAAACAAGCAACCGTCTCACCTTCTCCGCCCGGCAATCGTGCCAACCTGCCACGAATGGTTCACAAGACCGAAGACGAGGGGCCCCCCGCGCCATCGGCGCTAAAGCAGGTCGGTGCCGTTGGCCACCAGATTGAACTGGCAGCCGAGAAACTTTGCGGCTTTGCGGCAAAACAACATGCGGGAGAGAAAGATTTCGAAATATTCCGCCACCGGCGAGATTTTGGTGTCGAGCGACAATTCCAGCCGGATGATGCGCTGTTTGGCATCCACCACCAGGCTGCTTTTCTCCACTGCGTAGTTCACCCGGTCGTGAATGTCGAATTTGATCATTTCGGGATTGCGCACGCGCGAGCGGTGGACGTCAGACTTGTCGGCAATGATCAGGCCGGAAGCCACGGCATTGATGGGCTCGCAACTGACTTCATCATGGTTGCCGATCGCCGCCACGATTTGCGTGATCTCCATGGGGTCCATGCCCATCTGCAGCAGCAGGGTGTGCGCCAGCATGGCGCCGGTGAAGGGATGATTGACGCGGTTGAAAACGTTGCCAATGTCGTGCAGGTAGCCGGCGATTGCCGACAGCTCGGCTTCGCGCTCGGAGTGTCCTAGATCGAGCAGAATCTTGCGCGCATTGCGCGCCACCATGCCGCAATGCCGGCGGCCGTGTTCGGTATAGCCGATAACCTCGAGATACTCGTCGGCGCGTGCGATGTAGGCGTCGACCAAAGCGTCCGCTTTGACGTCGTTCAAAGTAATCATGTTGTTGCTCCTCAGGGCAGGATGAACGGCCTGGCCGCCCCGGGTTCCTGATGTCCGCAGACGCCATGCCGGCGGCCCGGACGCGCCGGGCCGGTCACTCAATATCAAAAAGCCCGCTGCCCGGCTGCAGGAAGGGATTGTGGCGCCGTTCGAATCCGATCGTCGTCTCCCCGCCGTGGCCCGGCAGCACCACCACCCCGTCCTCCAGCACCAGCAGCTTTTCCGTAATCGTCTTCATCAAAGTTTCATAAGACCCGCCCGGCAGGTCGGTTCGCCCGATCGAACCGCGAAACAGAACATCCCCGACCACCGCCAGTTTTTCACCGATCAGCAGCAGGCTGCCGGGAGAATGCCCCGGGCCATGGCGAACCTGCAATTGCTCCCGGCCGATCAGCAGGGTGTCGCCCTCGGCGAGAAAGCCCGCCACTTGCGGCGGGGGAATCTGGCCGAGAGGGAAGCCCAGCATCGCCGCCTGCCGCCCCATGTTTTGCAGCAGCGGCAGATCTTCGCGATGCAAATAGACCGGGAGCTGGAAGCGCTCCTGTGCGCTGCGACAATGCAGGACGTGATCGAGATGCGCGTGGGTGAGCACGATGCGCTGCAACTGCACGGCATGCGCCGCGACCACCTCGGCGATGCGGTCGATTTCATCGCCCGGGTCGATCAGTATGCCCGCGCGCGTTGGCTCATCCCACAGCACATAGGCATTCATCGCGAACGGGCCCACGGTGATGCGGTGCCATTTCAAGGCTGCCATATTTTTCTGCGCTCCTCAACCAATGCACGCAGGCGGTCGACCTGTTCACGCGAAACCGAGTAGTGCCCGAGCTTCTCCAGGCCCCGGGCACCCCCGTGAAAATCCGAGCCACCGGTTTGCAGCAGACCGAATTTCTCCGCCAGCTCCTGAAAAAAGCGCTGGCGTTCGCTGCTGTGTTTGGGGTGAATGGTTTCGATGGCATCCACCCCGATCTTGATGATTTCCAGCACGATTTCCGTCGTGAGATTTTGGCCGGGGTGGGCCAGACCCGCCAGGCCGCCGGCCTGGTGGATGATGGCGATGCCCGCCGCCGGTGCCAGCTCGGGCTTGGGCACGAAGGCGGGCTTGTCTTCCGCGAGATAGTGATTGAAGGCGTCCTGAAAAGTGGTGACATAGCCTTCACGCACGAGCGCATTGGCCACGTGCGGCCGGCCGATGCAGCCCTCGCCGGCTTCCTGCAAAACCGCCTCGAATGACATGGCCACGCCCAGGCGATTGAGCTTCTCGACGATGCGCGAGGCCCGGCGCCGGCGTTGCTCCTGGAGCGTGTGCAGAAAGTGCAGCAGGCCGCGGTCGCGGTAGTCGATGAAATAGCCCAGAATGTGCACGTCGTAGCCGCGATGGCTGGTGCTCAGCTCGACGCCCGGGATGATCTCCAGGCCGGTGCGCGCGGCCTGCGCCAGCGCGCGTTCGATGCCGCCGATTTCATCATGATCGGTGATGCCCAGCCCCTGCAGGTTTCTCTGCGCTGCGAGCAGGACCAGCTCCTCCGGTGTGTGCTGGCCGTCGGAGCGGCTGGTGTGGGTGTGCAAGTCATACATGCCGGTCAAACCCTGGGCAGCGTGACACCGCTCTGTCCCTGATATTTCCCGGCCTTGTCCGCATAGGAGACTTCACACTCCTCGTCGCTTTCGAAGAACAGAATCTGCGCAATCCCCTCATTGGCGTAAATCTTGGCGGGCAGGGGCGTGGTGTTGGAGATTTCCAGGGTGATGTA is a window from the candidate division KSB1 bacterium genome containing:
- a CDS encoding serine/threonine-protein phosphatase: MAMHANLENNSLSATSPAVLNPQRTSVSERARVTSQPLATTSATTAKPAAERNGNLELRQPRHHCNEDEATIFPYIPRKRQERSGLLIDYLYLPAAQEAGDQVDFLILGENRVGVLLADMTGKIPEESSPVLKTVLRSNSTGLSAAATLRYLDQCLSASCTSDFRLTAFYAIFDQNKRLLHFASAGHLPMLIYRPALGQIFLLNTSGAPLGRMSATVDEANGRFAPNLSTIESEKVALAQNDLLLLYSDGLLSLRNSAGEYFGRQRLIDFIMQHGELSPTEFLMELRSLLQRFAGDHITHDDITVIALKNILRDLDKQHPEAAGCELAAKFMTTSQEQAILQVLRENPQAGVEEIIAHLDEELSYTLTRERIEQYLKQNGRWLQPWPARPLKTAAAGSPAAAAQPPGTAAVERQQLQQELLAAFPLGKLLHKRYRFSSGTPEMAEVMHHYEQGDYPRALQALQTVQARIKDSATLRCFIGNLHLLAGARAAAQQEYLAALERDQRCVHALLALAYLALMEEDYSSAIESLATALRLDRNLADYHTFLQKLIGVVERREHRSEWLL
- a CDS encoding aminotransferase class III-fold pyridoxal phosphate-dependent enzyme, encoding MVSTYISPAAARPTPLLPPHSSATEGKRLPAAAPTQNQQYEEILHECRKWLDIISGTVLDERQHHAMIEETLRNHIDYINKQWGHARKSVSAAGDYACLEWMGQASKFWDNLGREYIDCLGGYGLYNAGIRHPQIVQAVQAQLQRNPLSSQELLDPLRGALSKLLAQITPGRLQYSFLINNGTDAVEGAIKLARAHTRRHGFVSSLGAFHGKSLGSLSLMGKLRYRKAFEPLLPDVTFVEFGDAEDLEFELHKAEKVGWQVAAVVLEPVQGEAGAIVPPEDYWPRVREICDRYGVLLVADEVQTGLGRTGKMFAVEHWNVVPDIMCLGKALGGGVMPLAAFISTAEIWTAFEKDPQVHSSTTGGNPLACAAGIAAIAVTLAEDLPGQAARKGAYLLAELQRLQQRFSDIIADVRGKGLLLGMQFRNAEYGWQVVSRLFRKGVLVAGTMSNSETVRFEPALNIPEELLQEILNRLEDTLREVRQGRLS
- a CDS encoding asparaginase, whose protein sequence is MNIRILITGGTFDKEYDEINGRLFFRDTHVPEMLRLGRCRLPVVLQTVMMIDSLDMTEAHRHLILQECRTCPEDRIVITHGTDTMVETAHLLAHGVKNKTIVMTGAMVPYAFGSSDGLFNLGSALSFVQALPAGVYLAMNGMFFTWDNVRKNRELGVFERVR
- a CDS encoding 3-isopropylmalate dehydrogenase, giving the protein MQKIAIIAGDGIGVDVTQEAVKVLRRVNETFRLGLELVEFAFGADYFLKTGVGLPPGQMEEFRNNYAAIYLGALGDPRIPDMRHGREILLAMRFELDLYINLRPVQLLHERLCPLKGKTVKDVNFVVLRENTEGPYVGAGGILKKGTPDEVATQESIHTRKGVERIIRAAFEYARTHGRRRVTMSDKSNVLRYGHDLWQRVFAEVGAEYPDIEQDHYFVDALVMKMVKSPEAFQVIVTENMLGDIITDLGAMLQGGLGMAGSANIHPGRVSLFEPVHGSAPYLAGQNKANPIAAITTVAMMLDYLGHAAAAAAVQRAVQRAVEENQVTADIGGRLGTRECGDFIAAQL
- a CDS encoding solute carrier family 23 protein, whose translation is MRNPVFSRLRWHSGDWNGFWALFADNLANMVILSGVLIGIFKFDHEVVFGRILPGLGVALLFGLLCYVHLALRLAAREQRETVTALPYGISTPVMFVYLFAVIGPVYFSTSDALLAYRVGLAAGFIGGLVEMSGALVGPALRRLTPRAGMLGTLAGIALVWIAAVPCALIFENPTVGLPALVIILLGLIGFYRLPFGLPAGLVAIILGVAMALVTGKAELHWEATAWHFPVPVLEDLYLGLQALWHRPEILAVVLPLEIYNFIETMNNVESAKAAGDDYPTAACQVIDGLGTTLGAVFGSPFPTTVYIGHPAYKRLGARTSYALLVGVVFFFAGMTGVIAFLRHLIPEASVAPLLVFVGIVIAQQAFRATPVGHGVAVAFALIPHIADLLNKQLQGTILELRGPNAATAELLARLAERQGVHLQGYAMLSQGAILTGLLWGAIVAFLIDGKLRSAMLFSGLAFLLALFGLIHAPTLGFSLSPPALGYLLLTILLGLCELFKVKKVEGGEF
- a CDS encoding HD domain-containing protein; its protein translation is MITLNDVKADALVDAYIARADEYLEVIGYTEHGRRHCGMVARNARKILLDLGHSEREAELSAIAGYLHDIGNVFNRVNHPFTGAMLAHTLLLQMGMDPMEITQIVAAIGNHDEVSCEPINAVASGLIIADKSDVHRSRVRNPEMIKFDIHDRVNYAVEKSSLVVDAKQRIIRLELSLDTKISPVAEYFEIFLSRMLFCRKAAKFLGCQFNLVANGTDLL
- a CDS encoding MBL fold metallo-hydrolase, giving the protein MAALKWHRITVGPFAMNAYVLWDEPTRAGILIDPGDEIDRIAEVVAAHAVQLQRIVLTHAHLDHVLHCRSAQERFQLPVYLHREDLPLLQNMGRQAAMLGFPLGQIPPPQVAGFLAEGDTLLIGREQLQVRHGPGHSPGSLLLIGEKLAVVGDVLFRGSIGRTDLPGGSYETLMKTITEKLLVLEDGVVVLPGHGGETTIGFERRHNPFLQPGSGLFDIE
- a CDS encoding PHP domain-containing protein, whose translation is MYDLHTHTSRSDGQHTPEELVLLAAQRNLQGLGITDHDEIGGIERALAQAARTGLEIIPGVELSTSHRGYDVHILGYFIDYRDRGLLHFLHTLQEQRRRRASRIVEKLNRLGVAMSFEAVLQEAGEGCIGRPHVANALVREGYVTTFQDAFNHYLAEDKPAFVPKPELAPAAGIAIIHQAGGLAGLAHPGQNLTTEIVLEIIKIGVDAIETIHPKHSSERQRFFQELAEKFGLLQTGGSDFHGGARGLEKLGHYSVSREQVDRLRALVEERRKIWQP